In Wolinella succinogenes DSM 1740, a single genomic region encodes these proteins:
- the pstA gene encoding phosphate ABC transporter permease PstA: MESNSNNPFIIPQINQRNRRGERFKILAASALFVSIAFLLFFLYDMVRQGYPAFKQAYIKVEMPISQEAAENPYGVLEKQLSRLVSRAWLRDLPNQIRANPEWMDKTHTFWALASAEVDQYLKGHHHRLSDTQIEMVTHLKNEGKLEMKWNSIFFTTGDSKIPENSGLYSAVIGTILTMLVTMAISVPIGVMTAIYLEEFAPDNRVTQIIEVNINNLAAIPSILFGLLGLAIFINFFGAPRSSPLVGGMTLALMSLPIIIVSSKAALKAVPASIRQAGFALGLTKWQIVKDHVLPLATPGILTGSIISLAQAMGETAPLIIVGMIAFIPDAPDSIFHAATVMPAQIFTWSGMPERAYVERTAAGILVLLSVLLSLNAVAIYFRKKFERKW, translated from the coding sequence ATGGAATCAAACTCCAACAATCCTTTCATCATCCCTCAGATCAACCAGCGGAATCGCCGAGGTGAGCGCTTCAAGATTCTTGCCGCCTCCGCACTTTTTGTCTCGATCGCCTTTTTGCTCTTTTTCCTCTACGACATGGTGAGGCAGGGCTATCCTGCCTTTAAACAGGCTTACATCAAAGTGGAAATGCCTATCTCACAAGAAGCGGCTGAGAATCCCTATGGCGTGCTAGAAAAGCAGCTCAGCCGCCTTGTGAGCCGTGCTTGGCTCCGCGATCTTCCCAATCAAATTCGTGCCAATCCCGAGTGGATGGACAAAACTCACACTTTTTGGGCACTCGCCTCAGCCGAAGTGGATCAATACCTCAAAGGCCATCACCATCGCCTCAGCGATACCCAAATCGAGATGGTCACCCATCTAAAGAATGAGGGCAAATTGGAGATGAAGTGGAACTCCATCTTCTTCACTACGGGCGATTCAAAGATTCCCGAAAATTCAGGCCTCTACTCTGCGGTGATAGGGACAATCCTCACCATGTTGGTCACGATGGCCATCTCCGTGCCTATTGGCGTGATGACCGCCATCTACCTGGAGGAGTTTGCCCCCGATAACCGAGTGACTCAAATCATCGAGGTCAACATCAACAACCTCGCCGCTATCCCCTCGATTCTCTTTGGTCTCTTGGGCTTGGCGATCTTTATCAACTTCTTTGGTGCACCTCGAAGCTCACCGCTTGTAGGGGGAATGACGCTCGCCCTCATGTCGCTTCCCATTATCATCGTCAGCTCCAAGGCCGCCCTCAAAGCTGTCCCTGCCTCTATTCGTCAAGCGGGCTTCGCCCTTGGGCTCACCAAGTGGCAGATCGTCAAAGATCATGTCCTCCCCTTAGCCACTCCAGGGATTTTGACGGGTTCCATTATCTCGCTCGCTCAAGCGATGGGAGAGACCGCTCCGCTTATTATTGTAGGAATGATCGCGTTTATCCCCGATGCACCTGATAGCATCTTCCACGCTGCCACTGTCATGCCCGCCCAGATATTCACTTGGTCAGGTATGCCAGAGCGAGCCTATGTCGAGAGAACCGCTGCGGGGATTTTGGTGCTTCTCTCGGTGCTTCTCTCTCTTAATGCTGTCGCGATATACTTTAGAAAAAAATTTGAAAGAAAGTGGTAG
- the pstB gene encoding phosphate ABC transporter ATP-binding protein PstB — protein MQEAQYLTSDLSVKAKASNLNLWYGQKQALHDINIDIYERKITALIGPSGCGKSTFLRCLNRMNDLVGGCRVEGLVEVDGFNIYDPAIDVVAVRKRVGMVFQQPNPFPKSIYENIAYAPLMHDLVKKGSDCDQLVEESLKGAGLWEEVKDKLKSPGTALSGGQQQRLCIARAIAVKPEIILMDEPTSALDPISTQTIENLMVTLKEQFTIVVVTHNMQQAARVANYTAFFHLGELIEYDETEKIFVSPQKSKTEQYITGKFG, from the coding sequence ATGCAAGAAGCTCAATATCTCACCTCCGATCTTAGCGTCAAAGCCAAGGCCTCCAATCTCAACCTTTGGTATGGCCAAAAACAGGCATTGCATGACATCAATATTGATATTTATGAGCGGAAAATCACCGCGCTCATTGGCCCCTCAGGCTGTGGAAAATCGACGTTTCTTCGATGCCTCAACCGCATGAATGACCTTGTTGGTGGGTGTCGCGTGGAGGGACTTGTGGAGGTGGATGGATTCAACATCTATGACCCTGCCATCGATGTGGTGGCTGTACGAAAGCGTGTTGGGATGGTCTTTCAGCAGCCCAACCCCTTTCCCAAAAGCATCTATGAAAACATCGCCTACGCCCCCCTCATGCATGACCTTGTCAAAAAGGGAAGCGATTGCGATCAACTCGTTGAAGAATCGCTCAAAGGCGCAGGGCTTTGGGAAGAGGTCAAAGACAAACTCAAATCCCCGGGCACAGCACTCTCAGGGGGTCAGCAACAACGCCTTTGTATCGCTAGAGCCATTGCGGTCAAGCCTGAGATCATCCTCATGGATGAACCCACCAGCGCACTTGACCCCATCTCCACTCAAACCATCGAGAATCTCATGGTTACACTCAAAGAGCAGTTCACCATTGTGGTTGTCACTCACAATATGCAGCAAGCCGCGAGAGTCGCCAACTACACCGCCTTTTTCCATTTGGGTGAGCTCATTGAATATGATGAGACAGAGAAGATTTTTGTTAGCCCCCAAAAATCCAAGACCGAACAGTATATCACGGGAAAATTCGGGTGA